The segment CAGCCGAATCGGCGGAAATTCAAGTTCGCTTAGTAATCCCGCAGCATTTCGGTCGCGGCATTCTTGCCGGCCGCCCCCATCACCCCGCCGCCTGGATGGCTGGCGGCGCCGCACAAATAAAGCCCGGCGATCGGCGTCCGATGATCGGCCCAGCCCGGGACCGGTCGCGTCACAAAGAGCTGATTGAAGTTCATCGCTCCCTGCATGATATTGCCGCCGGTGATGCCGTAGGTCCGCTCCAGGTCGAGCGGCGACAGAACCTGGCGATGCAAAATGGAGCCCGGCACGTTCGGCGCATATTCGGCAAAAACTTCAATGCAGCGATCGGCGAACGATTCCTTGATATCGTCCCACGATCCTTCCTTCAATTTGTACGGAGCGTACTGCACGAACATCGAGAGGATATGCTTTCCTTCCGGCGCGATCGTATCGTCGACCGAGGTCGGCATCGTCATTTCCAAGATCGGACTGGCGCTCGGTCGGCCATACTTGGCGTCATCGTAGGCCCGTTCAATGTAGTCGATGTCCGGCGAAACGTGCATCGTTCCATGATGCTGCGGGCAAACGCCGGTCGAGGGGAGGGCGGTGAAGTTCGGCGGTTCCGACAGCGCGAGATTCACCTTCGCCGAAGCGGACGCATAGTCGATGTTTTTCACCGCCGCCAGGAACTCCGGCGGAAGTTGATCGGGATCGAGAAACTCTTCAAACGTCCAGTGAGCGTCGACGCTCGAACCGACGCATTCCGCTTCGATCGTGTCGCCGCTGACCAACTGCACGCCGCGGACTTTCCCCTTGTCGACCAGGATCCGTGAGACCGGCGCTTCGCGGCGAATATCAACGCGATACTGACGACACGCGTTTTCGAGCGCCGTAGCCAGGCCTCCCATCCCGCCGCGAACATAACCCCAAACGCCTCGTTTGCCGCCGGCTTCTCCCATCACGTGGTGCATCAACACATACGCGGTTCCCGGCGCCGAGATCGACGCGAAGGCGCCAATGATCGCGTCGGTGGCGAGCGTCGCGCGAAGCGGTTCGCTTTCAAACCAGCGTTCGACGATCGGACGGGCAGCGCCAGTCAGCAATTCCAGGGCGGCGGGGAGATCGGTCCCCAGTTTCCCCAGTTCGCTATACATGTCCCACAGCCGGCCTGCATCGCGCAGTCGCTTCGTGACGCCGATCTTGCGCCAGCTCTTCGGCATCGGTAGCGGATCGGGGGCGGTCCGGGAAAGGAGGGGCTCGATCACCTTGGCGACGTTTTCGAGCAGCTGGTTGTATTTCGGATAGTTCTCCGCGTCGCGCTGGCTGAATTTGGCGATTTCCTTTTGGGTCGCCAGTTCGTCGGGCCCCATCAGTAGGGAACGGCCATCGAGCGTCGGCGTGAACGAGGAGGGATTACGCGGCAAAATCGCCAGGCCGTGCGACTTCAGCTGCAAGTCGCGAATGATCTCCGGCAGAAACAGGCTGATGACGTACGCCGCGGTCGAGACCTTAAAACCGGGCCATAGCTCTTCGGTGGTGCTGCATCCGCCCAGAACGTGACGACGCTCCAGCACGCAGACTTTCTTCCCCGCCTTGGCGAGGTAAGCGGCCGTGACCAGCCCATTGTGTCCGCCGCCGATAATGACGCAGTCGTAAAATTGTCCGCCAGCCATCGCCGCTCCGCCGAGAGGAGAAATGTTATCCTAACTTCAACGGCTAGCATCGCCCCGACGCCGCCTCAAAGTCGAGCGCAGTTTTTCTGGCCGTCAGAATCGGCACGATCCGACCAGGCCGCTTTCTTCACTCGCGCGGCTCGGCTTGTTACGATAGATCGTTCCTCTTTGTTCCCGCATGCTCAGCCTTCAGGAGACTCGCCGTTGTCCGCCAGCCCCTATGACGAAATTCGGAGCGCCCTCGACGAAAAAGGCGCCGAGGCGGCCCTCGAACGTCTTTCGGACCAGTTGCGACTCGAAAAGAAGCATTACGAGCTGTTCGAATCGCTCAAGATGCTCGCGCGACTGCGGCTCGGCTTGCCGCTCCTCTACAACGACATCGGCGACGAACTGACCGAAGAGAAGCGGAACCAGCTGGAAGACGCGCTGATTGAAGTTTGCCGCGAAGTCGGCACGCTCCTCTTGGACGAAGGGCGGATTCGCGAAGGTTGGTACTACTTGCGTCCGGTCGGCGACAAAGAGCCGGTCCTGCGGGCAATTCAAGAAGCCGACCTGCAGGAAGAAGATACGCTCGACGACGTGATCGAAGTGGCCCTGCACGAAGGAGTCGATCCGGAACTCGGTTTCGGTTTGCTGCTGGAACATCACGGCACCTGCAATGCGATCACCACCTACGAACAACAGTTCTCGGGGCTTCCCCCTGCCAAGCAAAAGCCGCTGGCGGCGAAGTTGCTAAAACATCTGCACGAGGAACTAACGGCGACAGTCAAAGCCGACATCTCGCACCAGGAAGGAAGCGATCCGACCGAACCGACGCTGGCCGAGATCATTGAACCGCGCGAATACTTGTTCAACACCGGCGGTTATCACGTCGATGCGAGTCACCTGGCGGCGACGGTCCGTTTCGCGCGGGTGCTGGACGATCCGGAACTGATCCGACTGGCGCTCGACTTGACCGCTTATGGGCGGCGTCTCGATCCGCAGTTGCAGTACGAGCAGCCGGTACCGTTTACCGACACCTATCCCCACAATGCCCTCTTCTTCCAAGCGCTGTTGGGAGAAAACTACGAAGCGGCGATGAAGCACTTTCGCGAGAAAGCGGAAGCGAGCGACATTCGCCGCGAAGGTTCGTTGGCGATCGAGACCTACATCTCGCTGTTGGCCCGCACCGGCAAAGCGAGCGAAGCGCTCGACGTCGCGCTCCGGATGATTCCGGAAGGGGTCCACACGATGGGAATCGCTCCGACGCTGGTCGAGCTCTCGAACGCCTCGGGCGACTACGAAAAGCTGGCCGCCTTTTGCCAAAAGCGAAACGACATGCTCGGCTTCATCACGAGCTTGCTCCAGTCGAAAGCTCGCTAGTCGCTACTTGCGCTCGATCGGCAGGGCGCCGTTCCAGCCTTCCGTTGGAACAGGGCCCACCTCGGCGATGTACGCTTCGATTAATTTGCGCAAGGGATGCCCTGCGCCAGTTCGGCGGAACGCTTCGAGCGACGCAGACCAGTCGCCGCGATCGAACGCTTCGAGCGCTGGCTCCAGTTCCGAAAACTTCGCCGGCGTGTCGGAAGAAGAGAGAGCGTAGACCGCCGTCGCCTCTTCCATTCCGGCTGGCTGCACTTTCAGCAACCGCTCGAATCGCAGATCTTCGCAGCCGGCCGCTTTAGCGGTCGCTTC is part of the Blastopirellula sediminis genome and harbors:
- a CDS encoding phytoene desaturase family protein, whose translation is MAGGQFYDCVIIGGGHNGLVTAAYLAKAGKKVCVLERRHVLGGCSTTEELWPGFKVSTAAYVISLFLPEIIRDLQLKSHGLAILPRNPSSFTPTLDGRSLLMGPDELATQKEIAKFSQRDAENYPKYNQLLENVAKVIEPLLSRTAPDPLPMPKSWRKIGVTKRLRDAGRLWDMYSELGKLGTDLPAALELLTGAARPIVERWFESEPLRATLATDAIIGAFASISAPGTAYVLMHHVMGEAGGKRGVWGYVRGGMGGLATALENACRQYRVDIRREAPVSRILVDKGKVRGVQLVSGDTIEAECVGSSVDAHWTFEEFLDPDQLPPEFLAAVKNIDYASASAKVNLALSEPPNFTALPSTGVCPQHHGTMHVSPDIDYIERAYDDAKYGRPSASPILEMTMPTSVDDTIAPEGKHILSMFVQYAPYKLKEGSWDDIKESFADRCIEVFAEYAPNVPGSILHRQVLSPLDLERTYGITGGNIMQGAMNFNQLFVTRPVPGWADHRTPIAGLYLCGAASHPGGGVMGAAGKNAATEMLRDY